A section of the Leptotrichia sp. HSP-342 genome encodes:
- a CDS encoding transposase, which yields MYKYNIDNGFIEGENNKIKVRKRLSYGIKKFDSLKKLSLESRKVIKLFLAPILTKSHYFFTSIHFFNNSISIYQKIILNIFLYLMIGYISLSFC from the coding sequence ATATACAAATATAATATAGATAATGGATTTATTGAGGGCGAAAATAACAAGATAAAAGTAAGAAAAAGGCTATCTTATGGGATAAAAAAATTCGACAGCCTGAAAAAATTAAGCTTAGAATCTCGTAAGGTTATCAAACTTTTTTTAGCTCCAATCTTGACAAAGAGCCATTATTTCTTTACATCTATCCATTTTTTTAACAACAGCATTTCCATATATCAAAAAATAATTTTAAATATCTTCTTATATCTAATGATAGGATATATCTCTTTATCCTTCTGCTAA
- the dapD gene encoding 2,3,4,5-tetrahydropyridine-2,6-dicarboxylate N-acetyltransferase: MTELEKSKAIIQYIADAKKTTPVELYTDEDIKNAYSCKVIGKEGLKVLFGDWEEIEKIISENNLTNYYLKNDRRNSGVPMLDIKNINARIEPGVFIRDKVSIGDRAVIMMGAVINIGAEIGEGTMIDMNVVLGGRAKVGKNCHIGAGAVLAGVIEPPSADPVIIEDDVVIGANAVVLEGVRVGKGSVVAAGAIVTENVPEGVVVAGTPAKIIKGVDAKTASKTELVDALRNI; this comes from the coding sequence ATGACCGAATTGGAAAAATCAAAGGCGATTATTCAATATATTGCTGATGCCAAGAAGACAACACCTGTGGAACTTTATACAGATGAAGACATAAAAAATGCTTATTCTTGTAAAGTAATAGGAAAAGAAGGATTAAAGGTACTTTTTGGAGATTGGGAAGAAATTGAAAAAATTATTAGTGAAAATAATCTTACTAATTATTATCTGAAAAATGATAGAAGAAATTCTGGTGTTCCTATGCTTGATATTAAAAATATTAATGCAAGAATTGAGCCAGGAGTCTTTATTCGTGATAAAGTAAGCATTGGAGACAGAGCTGTTATAATGATGGGAGCTGTTATAAATATAGGTGCTGAAATTGGTGAGGGAACAATGATTGATATGAATGTTGTACTTGGTGGACGTGCAAAAGTAGGTAAAAATTGCCACATTGGTGCAGGAGCTGTACTTGCAGGAGTTATTGAGCCGCCTTCAGCTGATCCAGTAATTATTGAAGATGATGTAGTTATTGGAGCGAATGCTGTTGTATTGGAAGGTGTAAGAGTAGGAAAGGGTTCTGTTGTTGCGGCTGGGGCCATTGTTACGGAAAATGTGCCTGAAGGTGTAGTTGTAGCTGGAACACCTGCGAAAATTATAAAAGGTGTAGATGCAAAAACTGCTTCAAAAACAGAATTAGTTGATGCATTGAGAAATATTTAG
- a CDS encoding acyltransferase family protein — translation MKKERIQSLDILRTIALVLICVYHWFSYKGTYIGVVIFFALSGYLVTSGLLSKDFSIFTVINKRLRKVYPSLLIVILASTIALYFVNNGLEMKYKYSALFSVLGLNNIYQIFSKMSYFDNFGIILPLTHIWALSFLIQMYVFFPILIQGLKKLKLKNNTIGMIFLGLGTISALMMAYVFYITSKSPEGADFSRIYYGTDTRAFAFFIPAGIACFYTNRDIKKDIEKKIIFILGILGLIVLVFFCFGIDYRSAYNYYGLMFLSSILIGFTIVLFSKPELRKFNLSKYPKIFNPIIRLGQHQYQYYLWQYPVMIFAREYFKWTKLSNTQQFFMQIIVLVAISELSYLLFEKKSIKYVSYPLLISIFAILIYSPVYENKDLEEMKAAQAAATVEEPEPAQSTTPAPTANTQNGNLTMDELLNAINAPAKGIEEESKIQNEILKKYPNDERDILFIGDSVLDMTKIDLRKKYPNAIIETKVGRQFYELPNMLKNYAQNGKLRKIIVIALGTNGTIYEKDMKSVLETLKGHNLYFINTVMPDPWQDSVNAEIKKASAENPNIKVIDWYSYSKGKQEYFYKDGTHPKPHAAKRYINLLYSVLSKDILNLSSNTNTYK, via the coding sequence ATGAAAAAGGAAAGAATACAGAGTCTTGACATATTAAGAACTATTGCGCTTGTTCTTATATGTGTTTATCACTGGTTTTCCTATAAAGGAACTTATATCGGTGTTGTTATATTTTTTGCATTAAGTGGTTATTTAGTTACAAGCGGACTACTTTCGAAAGATTTTTCAATCTTTACAGTAATTAACAAAAGATTAAGAAAAGTTTATCCAAGTCTTCTGATTGTAATTTTAGCCTCAACTATTGCATTATATTTTGTAAACAATGGACTTGAAATGAAATATAAATATAGTGCTTTATTTTCAGTACTTGGACTAAATAATATTTATCAAATTTTTTCAAAAATGTCGTATTTTGATAATTTTGGGATTATTTTGCCATTAACACACATCTGGGCATTGTCTTTTTTGATACAGATGTACGTATTTTTCCCTATTTTAATACAAGGTCTTAAAAAACTTAAATTGAAAAATAACACAATTGGTATGATTTTTTTAGGACTGGGAACAATTTCTGCTTTAATGATGGCTTATGTATTTTATATAACCTCAAAATCTCCAGAAGGAGCTGATTTTTCAAGAATATATTATGGAACTGACACAAGAGCTTTTGCTTTCTTTATTCCAGCAGGGATAGCATGTTTTTATACAAATAGAGATATAAAAAAAGATATTGAGAAAAAAATCATATTTATTTTAGGTATTCTAGGATTAATTGTACTAGTTTTCTTTTGCTTCGGTATAGACTATAGAAGCGCCTACAATTATTATGGATTAATGTTCTTATCAAGTATTTTAATTGGATTTACAATTGTTTTATTTTCAAAGCCTGAATTGAGAAAGTTCAATCTTTCAAAATATCCTAAAATATTTAATCCTATTATAAGATTAGGACAGCATCAATATCAATACTATTTATGGCAATACCCAGTTATGATATTTGCACGTGAATATTTTAAATGGACAAAACTTTCAAATACACAGCAATTTTTTATGCAAATTATTGTTTTAGTAGCTATTTCGGAGCTAAGTTACCTTTTATTCGAGAAAAAAAGTATAAAATATGTAAGTTATCCCCTTTTAATTTCTATTTTTGCAATTTTAATATATTCTCCAGTCTATGAAAACAAAGACTTGGAAGAAATGAAAGCAGCACAAGCAGCAGCTACTGTAGAAGAGCCTGAACCTGCCCAATCTACAACACCAGCACCAACGGCAAATACACAAAATGGCAATCTTACAATGGACGAACTTCTTAATGCTATAAATGCTCCAGCAAAAGGTATCGAAGAGGAATCAAAAATACAAAATGAAATTTTGAAAAAGTATCCAAATGACGAGAGAGATATATTGTTTATCGGAGATTCTGTACTAGATATGACAAAAATTGATTTAAGAAAAAAATATCCAAATGCAATTATCGAAACAAAAGTTGGACGTCAATTTTATGAATTGCCAAATATGTTAAAAAACTATGCTCAAAATGGTAAATTGAGAAAAATAATTGTAATTGCACTTGGAACAAATGGTACAATTTACGAAAAGGATATGAAATCTGTTTTAGAAACATTGAAGGGACATAACCTTTACTTTATAAACACAGTTATGCCTGACCCATGGCAAGACAGCGTTAATGCGGAAATTAAGAAAGCAAGCGCCGAGAATCCAAATATAAAGGTAATTGACTGGTATTCATACTCAAAAGGTAAACAGGAGTACTTCTACAAAGATGGAACACATCCAAAACCTCACGCAGCGAAAAGATATATTAATCTCTTGTATTCTGTTTTAAGCAAAGATATTTTAAATTTGAGTTCAAATACAAATACATATAAATAG
- a CDS encoding pantothenate kinase → MAKGENEQFTTDGNLHEEQFLNKTFSYTDTADSFKIQKDSKGYFLTKYIDESAQEGKEVPVKEETVRLKLTNGTFLVEDVSKDDGNLAYAYDTKLKKVVFINPYNKFKIMLIAN, encoded by the coding sequence ATGGCAAAAGGAGAAAATGAGCAATTTACAACAGATGGAAACTTGCATGAAGAACAGTTTTTAAATAAAACATTTAGTTATACAGATACAGCAGATTCTTTTAAAATACAAAAAGACAGCAAAGGATATTTTTTAACAAAATATATTGACGAATCAGCTCAAGAAGGAAAAGAAGTACCTGTAAAAGAAGAAACAGTAAGATTAAAACTAACAAATGGCACATTTCTTGTAGAAGATGTTAGTAAAGACGACGGAAATTTAGCTTATGCTTATGATACAAAATTGAAAAAAGTCGTATTTATAAATCCATATAATAAATTCAAAATAATGCTTATAGCTAACTAA
- a CDS encoding pantothenate kinase — protein MKKNLKKLCVLMAMLAISAVSYANESVIAENNTQSIQQDEESLGGLAKGFDQQFTTDGKLHPEKLLNKRFGYPDSSDGFKIQKDSKGYFLIHYVTEGLYSDNFNTQKDYKYSDKPDGKTIVKEEKIRLKLEKNVFLRALGDNNNDYAYAYDTKLKKVVIINPYNNYKIVYPVN, from the coding sequence ATGAAAAAGAATTTAAAAAAATTATGCGTTCTAATGGCAATGTTGGCAATAAGTGCTGTATCTTATGCAAATGAAAGTGTTATTGCTGAAAATAATACACAAAGCATTCAGCAAGACGAAGAATCTCTAGGCGGATTAGCAAAAGGATTCGATCAGCAATTTACTACAGATGGAAAATTGCATCCAGAAAAGCTTTTGAACAAGAGATTTGGCTATCCAGATTCATCAGACGGTTTTAAAATTCAGAAAGACAGCAAGGGATATTTTTTAATACACTATGTTACTGAAGGTCTCTATTCTGACAATTTCAATACTCAGAAAGACTACAAATATTCTGATAAACCTGACGGTAAAACGATAGTAAAAGAGGAAAAAATCAGATTAAAATTGGAAAAGAATGTATTTCTTAGAGCCCTTGGCGATAATAATAATGATTACGCCTATGCCTACGATACAAAACTAAAAAAAGTGGTAATTATAAATCCATACAACAATTATAAAATAGTATATCCTGTTAATTAA
- a CDS encoding acetylase: MKKFLFVLVILVFGSGIIIAKEVFSGKVPEDIVFVGDSIMNSSKQYIGPNFKNPYFDTKISRQFSTLPGIVTKLVEDNKLKTVLVVHLGTNGKFTDKDFDYVMEMANGKDVFFMNTAHKDPWEQEVNRKLKEKVAQYPNAYLIDWYSYAKGKNQYFYKDRTHLNDKGQRYYADFLTNEIKKHYLGENDKTNTPKDNSSSTQNTDIK; this comes from the coding sequence ATGAAAAAATTTTTATTTGTTTTAGTAATATTAGTTTTTGGCTCTGGAATTATCATTGCCAAAGAGGTGTTTAGCGGAAAAGTGCCTGAAGATATTGTTTTTGTAGGGGATTCTATAATGAACAGCAGCAAGCAGTACATCGGTCCTAATTTTAAAAATCCGTATTTTGATACAAAAATATCACGTCAATTTTCAACACTTCCAGGAATTGTGACAAAATTAGTTGAAGACAACAAGTTAAAGACTGTATTAGTTGTTCATCTTGGAACAAATGGAAAATTTACAGACAAGGACTTTGATTATGTCATGGAAATGGCAAATGGAAAAGATGTATTCTTTATGAATACTGCTCACAAAGATCCGTGGGAACAAGAAGTAAACAGAAAACTTAAAGAAAAAGTAGCTCAGTATCCAAATGCTTATTTAATAGACTGGTATTCTTATGCAAAAGGTAAAAATCAGTATTTCTACAAAGATAGAACTCATCTGAATGATAAAGGGCAAAGATACTATGCAGACTTCTTGACTAACGAAATTAAAAAACACTATCTTGGAGAAAATGATAAAACTAACACTCCAAAAGATAATTCCTCAAGTACACAAAACACAGACATAAAATAA
- a CDS encoding pantothenate kinase: MKKNLKKLCLLMGILAMGAAAYANGSVVAENNTQSIQQDEEFPGGLAKGIDQKFSTDGKLHEEKFLNKLFNYTDTSDNFKIQKDSKGYFLIQYIDESEEKDGSGPTKEEKVRLKLVKNVFLTEVDGDGLTYAYDTKLKKVVLINPANNYRIMFIVD; encoded by the coding sequence ATGAAGAAAAATTTAAAAAAATTATGTCTGCTAATGGGAATATTAGCAATGGGAGCAGCAGCTTATGCAAATGGAAGTGTTGTTGCTGAAAATAATACGCAAAGCATTCAGCAAGACGAAGAATTTCCAGGTGGATTAGCAAAAGGAATAGATCAGAAATTTTCTACAGATGGAAAATTACACGAAGAAAAATTTTTGAATAAGTTATTTAATTATACAGATACATCAGACAATTTCAAAATTCAAAAAGATAGTAAAGGATACTTTTTAATACAATATATCGATGAATCAGAAGAAAAAGATGGTTCTGGACCAACAAAAGAGGAAAAAGTTAGACTAAAATTAGTAAAAAATGTTTTTCTGACAGAAGTAGATGGTGATGGTTTAACTTATGCTTATGATACAAAACTTAAAAAGGTAGTACTTATAAATCCAGCCAACAACTATAGAATAATGTTCATAGTTGATTAA
- a CDS encoding Tex family protein yields the protein MDIVTSVAKELNFKVPQVENTIKLFDEGATVPFIARYRKEVTGNLDEEQIRDVIEKIAYYRNLEKRKEEVIRLIEEQGKLTEELHKSIVNAMKLQEVEDLYLPYKKKKKTKADIAKDQGLEPLSEFALAKGTTMEQLEKEAKKYVTEEVADVKAAIEGVHLIIAQDISENIKIREFLRDRIAKFGILTSKVIEKNKENDEKGVYQDYYEYSEQIGRSASNRILALNRGEKEKILKVDIDIDEKTEEVITNFILNTFENKNLTEFFKEVIKDSMDRLAYPSIKNEVRNIYTEKAEEEAINIFSENLEKLLLQPPLSKKTLMGLDPGYRTGCKMVIINKDGFYETNDVLFLVDGVHNERQLATAKKKILDYIAKYDIDIIAIGNGTASRETEAFVADVIKEAKKKVSYLIANEAGASIYSASKIAIEEFPDLDVTARGAISIARRIQDPMAELVKIDPKSIGVGMYQHDVNQKKLNETLEQTIEHVVNNVGVNINTASWALLSFVSGIKKNVAKNLVDYRHENGDFKDRKQLKKVKGLGDKAFEQMAGFVVVPDSENPLDNTIIHPESYHIAEIILKEAGCKVEDLKEDLDVVRQKLQKIDLEKIIKENDFGRETAKDVYEALLKDRRDPRDEFEKPLLRSDILNMDDLTEGMVLEGTVRNVAKFGAFVDIGLKNDALIHISEIAEKFVSDATKELSVGQIIKVKILSLDKERGRVGLTRKGL from the coding sequence TTGGATATTGTAACTAGTGTGGCAAAAGAACTAAATTTTAAAGTGCCGCAAGTGGAAAATACGATAAAACTTTTTGATGAAGGGGCAACTGTGCCGTTTATTGCTAGGTATCGGAAGGAAGTTACAGGAAATCTGGATGAGGAGCAGATTAGGGATGTAATTGAGAAAATTGCGTATTATAGAAATTTAGAAAAGAGAAAAGAGGAAGTTATAAGGCTGATTGAGGAGCAGGGGAAACTGACTGAGGAATTGCATAAAAGCATTGTAAATGCGATGAAACTGCAGGAAGTGGAAGATCTGTACCTGCCTTATAAGAAAAAGAAAAAAACAAAGGCGGATATTGCAAAAGATCAAGGGTTGGAGCCTCTTTCAGAGTTTGCATTAGCCAAAGGGACTACAATGGAGCAGCTGGAAAAAGAAGCCAAGAAATATGTTACGGAAGAAGTGGCGGATGTTAAGGCTGCAATTGAAGGAGTACATTTGATAATTGCTCAGGATATTTCGGAAAATATTAAAATCAGAGAGTTTTTAAGGGATAGAATTGCAAAATTTGGGATTTTGACTTCTAAAGTTATTGAGAAAAATAAAGAAAATGATGAAAAAGGTGTTTATCAAGATTATTATGAATATTCGGAGCAGATTGGTAGAAGTGCTTCAAATAGGATTCTTGCGTTAAATCGTGGAGAAAAGGAAAAAATATTGAAAGTCGACATTGATATTGACGAAAAAACAGAAGAAGTTATAACAAACTTTATTCTGAATACTTTTGAAAATAAAAATTTGACTGAATTTTTTAAGGAAGTTATAAAAGATTCGATGGACAGACTGGCTTATCCATCCATAAAGAATGAAGTGAGAAATATTTATACAGAAAAAGCAGAAGAAGAAGCAATCAATATTTTTTCTGAAAATCTCGAAAAACTGCTGTTACAACCGCCTTTATCGAAAAAAACGCTTATGGGACTGGATCCAGGATATAGAACAGGCTGCAAGATGGTAATTATTAATAAAGACGGATTTTATGAAACAAATGATGTACTTTTCCTTGTAGATGGAGTGCATAATGAAAGACAGCTTGCGACTGCAAAGAAAAAAATATTGGACTATATCGCAAAATATGACATTGATATTATTGCAATTGGAAATGGAACAGCTTCGAGGGAAACAGAGGCATTTGTTGCGGATGTGATAAAGGAGGCTAAGAAAAAGGTTTCGTATCTGATTGCAAATGAGGCTGGGGCTTCAATTTATTCTGCTTCCAAAATTGCTATTGAGGAGTTTCCTGATTTGGATGTTACGGCAAGAGGTGCGATTTCTATTGCGAGAAGGATTCAGGATCCGATGGCAGAACTTGTAAAAATTGATCCAAAATCAATTGGAGTGGGAATGTATCAGCATGATGTAAATCAGAAAAAGCTAAATGAAACTTTGGAACAAACAATTGAGCATGTGGTAAATAACGTAGGAGTAAATATTAATACAGCTTCGTGGGCATTATTAAGTTTTGTTTCTGGAATCAAGAAGAATGTGGCAAAAAATCTTGTGGACTATAGACATGAAAATGGTGATTTTAAAGACAGAAAACAGCTTAAAAAGGTAAAAGGTTTGGGAGATAAGGCATTTGAGCAGATGGCAGGATTTGTTGTTGTGCCTGATAGTGAAAATCCGCTTGATAATACGATTATCCATCCAGAATCATATCATATTGCAGAAATTATCTTGAAGGAAGCTGGCTGTAAAGTTGAGGACTTAAAAGAAGATTTGGATGTTGTAAGACAAAAATTGCAGAAAATAGATTTGGAAAAAATTATTAAGGAAAATGATTTTGGAAGAGAAACGGCAAAGGATGTATACGAGGCGCTGTTAAAGGACAGACGTGATCCCCGTGATGAATTTGAAAAACCGCTTTTACGTTCGGATATTTTGAACATGGATGACTTGACAGAAGGGATGGTTCTGGAAGGGACTGTAAGAAATGTGGCAAAATTTGGGGCATTTGTTGATATAGGGTTAAAAAATGATGCTTTGATTCATATTTCTGAAATAGCAGAAAAATTTGTTTCAGACGCTACAAAGGAACTTTCTGTGGGACAAATTATAAAAGTTAAAATATTGTCGCTGGATAAGGAAAGAGGAAGAGTTGGACTTACAAGAAAAGGGCTTTAA
- a CDS encoding L-lactate permease: MEFLVGLIPIILFLILLAVLKKSALFSTYASLIVAIILNFVMSSWRIPVQGIIASLFEGFAVAWMPIGFVIIAAIFAYDLSVKNGKIEIIKTMLGNITSDRRAQALILAWGFGGFIEGIAGYGTAVAIPAAIMISLGFSPMTAAMICLIANSTPTAFGTVGLPVTTMISNFGLNPQQTALFTSLLLLILTCIIPFVLVVFANKEIDGGKNPAFGKGILPVVIASIVGYMIQPLIAMTTGAELPTIISSLIAMILMIIATKMFVKAEEGFETVAVSTKDAILAWLPYILMVVLIVGTSPVVKVINEPLHDHTISTIDFSFGHWATWFRDAKSAKEAGVAFKWILAPAAPLFAATVIAGFIQKVKVKDMVEVLGHTIYHKLDKMLVIMGIVALSVVMKHSGMTASIADGLKTLTGSGFPFIAPFLGTIGTFVTGSDLSSNLLFGGIQVGVAKGLSQNPALQSLLIAANTAGATGGKMISPQNIAIVTSVSAALNGKDGELLGKTIKYSVLYGLVLGILTFVGAGMIH, translated from the coding sequence ATGGAATTTTTAGTAGGTTTAATACCAATAATTTTATTTTTAATTTTGTTAGCAGTTTTAAAAAAATCTGCGTTGTTTAGTACTTATGCGAGTTTGATTGTAGCAATTATTTTGAATTTTGTCATGTCAAGTTGGCGAATTCCAGTTCAAGGGATTATTGCTTCACTTTTTGAGGGATTCGCAGTGGCTTGGATGCCAATTGGATTTGTAATAATAGCAGCTATTTTTGCTTATGACTTATCAGTAAAAAATGGTAAAATTGAAATCATTAAAACAATGTTAGGAAACATTACATCAGATAGACGTGCACAAGCTTTAATACTTGCCTGGGGATTTGGTGGATTTATAGAAGGTATTGCAGGATATGGGACAGCGGTTGCAATTCCAGCGGCAATTATGATTTCTTTAGGATTTTCTCCTATGACAGCGGCAATGATTTGTTTAATTGCAAATTCGACACCGACAGCATTTGGAACAGTAGGACTTCCAGTTACAACAATGATTTCAAACTTTGGATTAAATCCTCAACAGACAGCGTTATTCACATCATTGCTATTGTTAATATTAACTTGTATTATTCCTTTTGTTTTAGTAGTTTTTGCAAATAAAGAAATAGATGGTGGAAAAAATCCAGCTTTTGGAAAAGGAATTTTACCAGTAGTTATCGCATCAATTGTTGGATACATGATACAACCGTTAATAGCTATGACGACTGGAGCTGAACTTCCTACAATTATTTCAAGTTTAATAGCAATGATTTTAATGATTATAGCGACAAAAATGTTTGTTAAGGCGGAAGAAGGATTTGAAACTGTGGCAGTTTCTACTAAAGATGCAATTTTAGCTTGGCTTCCCTATATTTTAATGGTAGTTTTAATCGTAGGGACAAGTCCGGTTGTTAAAGTTATAAATGAACCTTTACACGACCATACAATTTCAACAATTGATTTTTCGTTTGGGCATTGGGCAACTTGGTTTAGAGATGCAAAAAGCGCAAAAGAAGCTGGAGTTGCGTTTAAATGGATTTTGGCACCAGCCGCGCCTTTATTTGCAGCAACAGTTATCGCAGGATTTATTCAAAAAGTAAAAGTGAAAGACATGGTTGAAGTACTAGGTCATACAATTTATCATAAATTAGATAAAATGTTAGTAATCATGGGAATTGTAGCACTTTCAGTAGTTATGAAGCACAGTGGAATGACAGCAAGCATTGCAGATGGTCTTAAAACATTGACTGGATCAGGATTCCCATTCATTGCACCATTCTTAGGTACAATTGGAACATTTGTTACAGGAAGTGATTTATCATCTAACTTGTTATTTGGTGGAATTCAAGTAGGAGTAGCGAAAGGATTATCACAAAATCCAGCACTGCAATCACTGTTAATTGCAGCTAATACCGCTGGAGCTACAGGTGGTAAAATGATTTCACCACAAAATATCGCCATTGTAACATCAGTTTCTGCAGCATTAAATGGAAAAGACGGAGAACTTTTAGGAAAAACTATTAAATATTCTGTACTGTATGGACTTGTTTTAGGTATTTTGACATTTGTTGGAGCAGGAATGATACATTAG